CAAAGGACAGAGTATTGAGGACGAAGGGCGAAAACCGAAGAGCGAACGAAATAGGACCACGCCATCGAAGAGGGCGTGAGGCCTGCCCCGTTTCTCGCGAAGCGGGATACACGGGGCATATTTCGTCCTTCGTCGGCGTGACCCGACGGAGGAGGACGAAAGGAGTATTAAGCTTTCAGTTCTTTGTTCAGGTCGGTGTCCTCGCGCTTGACCCAGTCGGCAACGTCGTACTTGACAACTTCGTCCCCATCAAGTGCGACGACGGTCTCTATCCCTGCGTTTATGATGACCCGCCTGCATAGTCTGCAAGGGATGGTGTCGCGAACAACAGTTCCGTCTGAAGCATCAATTCCGGCCAGGTAAAGCGTCGACCCAAGCATCACGGCTCTGGACGCATGTATCACAGCGTTCATCTCTGCGTGGACTGAGCGGCACAGCTCGTAGCGCTCTCCTCTGGGTATGTTTGCCTCTTCTCTATAACACTTCCCCAGATCTATGCAGTTGGCAGCACCTCTGGGAGCCCCGGTATAGCCAGTGCTTACGATCTGATCATTGTTCACAATCACAGCGCCGAAGTTGCGTCTAAGGCATGTGCCCCTGTTTGCGACTTCGCGCGCAATGCTAAGATAGTATTTCTCTTTGTTCGGCCGTTCTTTCATACGCTGCTCCTATACCAGAGGAGGTCTCATAATACATATATGGATTATGTCTGTCAATACTGCGCACGCCCATATCACTTTTTGCAAAGTACTTCCTTCCGGTGGGGGTTAAGTGTAGCGGATGGTGAAGTCGTCAAACTCTCCGGTTGGTTCTTCCCAGATTTCCTCAACACTCATGACTCTGGCGCCTGGCGGTCCGTGATGGCACCAGGACAGCATCTTTTCCGCATTTTCCTTGCTGCCTTCAAATACGGCTTCCACGCTCCCATCGCTGGCGTTTCTCACCCAGCCTTTGAGATTGAGCTGTCTTGCCGTGGATTCCGTGGCCGCCCTGAAGAAGACCCCTTGAACTGTTCCTGTGACGATGACGCGAAGACGAGCCTCTGCCATGATTATCTCCCTGGGCGATATTCTACACCTTTTTTGTGTCGTGTCAATCAGCCTTCGGGGATAAACCTGTTGAAAAGTGTTGTTGCCTCACCTATTCTATTCCAAAAGCGAGGCGTTCATGAAAAGTCATATTCCCATGGCGGTTTTCCTTTTTTTGCTTC
This is a stretch of genomic DNA from candidate division TA06 bacterium. It encodes these proteins:
- a CDS encoding acylphosphatase; this encodes MAEARLRVIVTGTVQGVFFRAATESTARQLNLKGWVRNASDGSVEAVFEGSKENAEKMLSWCHHGPPGARVMSVEEIWEEPTGEFDDFTIRYT
- a CDS encoding dCMP deaminase family protein; translation: MKERPNKEKYYLSIAREVANRGTCLRRNFGAVIVNNDQIVSTGYTGAPRGAANCIDLGKCYREEANIPRGERYELCRSVHAEMNAVIHASRAVMLGSTLYLAGIDASDGTVVRDTIPCRLCRRVIINAGIETVVALDGDEVVKYDVADWVKREDTDLNKELKA